A window of Mycolicibacterium madagascariense genomic DNA:
CGCCGAGGGCATCAGGAACGGCGGCTCGACACTGGCCGCGCTGAACAAGGGTGAGCTGTTCAGCTCGTTCGACGTCGACGCGTTCGAGGTCCCCGGCGGCCGCGACGAGCTGTGGCGGTTCACCCCGCTGAAGCGGTTGCGCGGCCTGCACGACGGATCGGCCGCCCCGACGGGCCGCGCGCCGATCGAGGTCAGCGACCGCCCCGGGGTGACCGTCGAGACGGTCGCGCGCGGCGACGAGCGCCTCGGCCAAGGCGGCGTGCCGTCCGATCGCGTTGCGGCACAGGCGTTCTCGTCATTCGAGCAGGCGACGATCGTCACCGTCGCGCGGGACACCGAGGTCGCCGAGCCCATCGAGATCACCGTCACCGGACCGGGTGAGGGCAAGACCGCCTACGGGCACCTGCAGATCCGCGTCGAGGAGTTGTCGCGGGCCATCGTCGTGGTCGACCTGCGCGGCAGCGGAACCTATGCCGACAACGTGGAGATCGTCGTCGGTGACGCGGCCGGCGTCGGCGTCATCTGGATCGCCGACTGGGCCGACGACATGGTGCACGTGAGCTCGCATCACGCGCGACTCGGCAAGGACGCGGTCCTCGGGCACGTCGCCGTCACCCTCGGTGGCGACGTGGTGCGGACGTCGACGACGGTGCGCTTCACCGGCCCCGGCGGCGACGCGCAGTTGCTCGGCACGTACTTCGCCGACGACGGTCAGCACTTCGAGTCCCGGCTGCTGGTCGATCACTCGCAGCCCAACTGCAAGTCCGACGTGCTGTACAAGGGTGCGCTGCAAGGGGATCCGGAATCGAAGAAGCCGGACGCCCACACCGTGTGGGTGGGTGACGTGCTGATCCGCGCCGAGGCCACCGGCACCGACACCTACGAGGCCAACCGCAACCTCGTGCTCACCGACGGCGCTCGCGCCGACTCGGTGCCCAACCTGGAGATCGAGACCGGTGAGATCATCGGCGCCGGGCACGCCAGCGCCACGGGACGTTTCGACGACGAGCAGTTGTTCTACCTCCGTGCCCGCGGCATTCCGGAGGATCAGGCCCGCCGGCTCGTGGTGCGCGGTTTCTTCGGCGAGATCATCGCCAAGATCGCCGTCCCCGCAGTGCGCGAACGCCTCACCGACGCCATCGAACGAGAACTAGCCATCACCGAATCGAAGAGTAGTTGACATGACCACACTTGAAGTCAAGGACCTGCACGTCTCCGTCATCTCCGCCGAGGGCGGTGCCGACATCGAGATCCTCAAGGGTGTCGATCTCACCGTGAAGTCGGGGGAGACCCATGCCGTGATGGGGCCCAACGGTTCCGGCAAGTCCACGCTGTCCTATGCCATCGCGGGGCATCCCAAGTACACCGTGACGTCGGGCTCGATCACGCTCGACGGGCAGGACGTCCTGGCGATGAGCGTCGACGAGCGGGCCAGGGCGGGGCTCTTCCTGGCGATGCAGTACCCCATCGAGGTGCCCGGCGTCTCGATGTCGAACTTCCTGCGCACCGCGGCGACCGCCGTCCGTAGAGAGGCACCCAAGCTGCGGCACTGGGTCAAGGAGGTCAAGGGCGCGATGAGCGATCTCGACATCGACCCGGCATTCTCCGAACGCAGTGTCAACGAGGGCTTCTCGGGCGGGGAGAAGAAGCGGCACGAGATTCTGCAGCTGGGCTTGCTGAAGCCGAAGATCGCCATCCTCGACGAGACCGACTCCGGGCTCGACGTCGACGCGCTGCGCGTCGTGAGCGAGGGCGTCAACCGCTACGCCAAGGCCGAGAACGGTGGCGTCCTGCTGATCACGCACTACACCCGCATCCTGCGCTACATCCAGCCGCAGTTCGTCCACGTGTTCTTCAACGGCCGCATCATCCAGTCCGGTGGGCCCGAACTCGCCGACGAGCTGGAGGAGAACGGGTACGAACGCTTCACCCAGGCGGTCGAGGCCTGACATGACGGCGGCGTCCACGACGCTCGACGTCACCGCGATTCGGGCGGACTTCCCCATCCTGGGCCGGGTGATGCGCGGCGGAAATCCGTTGGCGTACTTGGACTCCGGAGCCACCTCGCAGAAGCCGCTGCAGGTGCTCGATGCCGAACGCGAGTTCCTGACCACCTCCAACGGTGCGGTGCACCGCGGTGCGCACCAGCTGATGGAGGAGTCCACGGACGCCTACGAGCAGGGTCGCGAGGACATCGCCGCCTTCGTGGGTGCCGACGCCGACGAACTGGTCTTCACGAAGAACGCGACGGAATCCCTCAACCTGGTGTCCTACGTCCTCGGCGACGGACGTTTCGACCGTGTCGTCGGGCCCGGCGACGTCATCGTGACGACCGAGCTCGAGCACCACGCCAATCTGATTCCGTGGCAGGAGTTGGCGCGGCGGACCGGCGCCACATTGCGCTGGTATTCGGTGACCGACGACGGGCGCTTGGACCTCGATTCCCTCGAGCTCGACGAGCGGGTCAAAGTCGTTGCCTTCAGCCATCATTCGAACGTCACGGGTGCCATCGCGCCAGTGGGCGAGTTGGTGTCGCGCGCCAGGGCCGTCGGCGCGCTGACGGTTCTCGACGCCTGCCAGTCGGTGCCGCACCAGCCCGTCGATCTGCACGCGCTCGGCGTCGACTACGCCGCGTTCTCCGGTCACAAGATGTTGGGTCCCACGGGGATCGGGGTGCTCTACGGTCGCCGTGAGTTGCTCGACGCCATGCCTCCGTTC
This region includes:
- the sufC gene encoding Fe-S cluster assembly ATPase SufC gives rise to the protein MTTLEVKDLHVSVISAEGGADIEILKGVDLTVKSGETHAVMGPNGSGKSTLSYAIAGHPKYTVTSGSITLDGQDVLAMSVDERARAGLFLAMQYPIEVPGVSMSNFLRTAATAVRREAPKLRHWVKEVKGAMSDLDIDPAFSERSVNEGFSGGEKKRHEILQLGLLKPKIAILDETDSGLDVDALRVVSEGVNRYAKAENGGVLLITHYTRILRYIQPQFVHVFFNGRIIQSGGPELADELEENGYERFTQAVEA
- the sufD gene encoding Fe-S cluster assembly protein SufD — protein: MTEAGSNLTEAAEGIRNGGSTLAALNKGELFSSFDVDAFEVPGGRDELWRFTPLKRLRGLHDGSAAPTGRAPIEVSDRPGVTVETVARGDERLGQGGVPSDRVAAQAFSSFEQATIVTVARDTEVAEPIEITVTGPGEGKTAYGHLQIRVEELSRAIVVVDLRGSGTYADNVEIVVGDAAGVGVIWIADWADDMVHVSSHHARLGKDAVLGHVAVTLGGDVVRTSTTVRFTGPGGDAQLLGTYFADDGQHFESRLLVDHSQPNCKSDVLYKGALQGDPESKKPDAHTVWVGDVLIRAEATGTDTYEANRNLVLTDGARADSVPNLEIETGEIIGAGHASATGRFDDEQLFYLRARGIPEDQARRLVVRGFFGEIIAKIAVPAVRERLTDAIERELAITESKSS
- a CDS encoding cysteine desulfurase, translated to MTAASTTLDVTAIRADFPILGRVMRGGNPLAYLDSGATSQKPLQVLDAEREFLTTSNGAVHRGAHQLMEESTDAYEQGREDIAAFVGADADELVFTKNATESLNLVSYVLGDGRFDRVVGPGDVIVTTELEHHANLIPWQELARRTGATLRWYSVTDDGRLDLDSLELDERVKVVAFSHHSNVTGAIAPVGELVSRARAVGALTVLDACQSVPHQPVDLHALGVDYAAFSGHKMLGPTGIGVLYGRRELLDAMPPFLTGGSMIETVTMEATTYAPAPQRFEAGTPMTSQVVGLAAAARYLRDVGMAAVEAHEAELVAATLERLAEIDAVRIVGPTSMVDRGSPVSFVVDGVHAHDVGQVLDDEGVAVRVGHHCAWPLHRRFGVAATARASFGVYNTLDEVDRLAAGIRRAIEFFGTAGTGESGRR